Proteins from one Juglans microcarpa x Juglans regia isolate MS1-56 chromosome 1S, Jm3101_v1.0, whole genome shotgun sequence genomic window:
- the LOC121247741 gene encoding 30S ribosomal protein S17, chloroplastic-like, whose product MPLAPSLIQLPSLHSLKLSTPFLHGCTPLSLLSKPTSSLASPTPSHSFLPPIRAMKSMQGKVVCASSDKTVAVEVVRLAPHPKYKRRIRKKKKYQAHDPDNKFKVGDVVQLEKSRPISKTKTFIAVSVPVKNSKKKATEEEVPKELGIPLESQQLQQA is encoded by the coding sequence ATGCCTCTTGCACCCTCACTCATCCAACTCCCTTCCCTACACTCCCTCAAGCTCTCCACTCCGTTCCTCCATGGCTGTACTCCTCTCTCCCTTCTTTCCAAACCCACTTCCTCTCTCGCCTCACCGACCCCATCCCATTCCTTCCTCCCTCCCATCAGAGCCATGAAGTCAATGCAAGGTAAAGTTGTTTGTGCCTCAAGCGACAAGACCGTGGCTGTGGAAGTGGTGCGCTTAGCGCCGCACCCCAAGTACAAGAGGCGGattaggaagaagaagaagtaccAAGCTCATGACCCGGACAACAAGTTCAAGGTTGGCGACGTTGTGCAATTGGAGAAAAGCAGACCCATAAGCAAGACCAAGACTTTTATAGCTGTGTCGGTGCCAGTTAAGAATTCGAAGAAAAAAGCGACCGAAGAAGAAGTGCCAAAGGAGCTTGGGATTCCATTGGAGTCTCAGCAGCTGCAGCAGGCTTAG
- the LOC121247740 gene encoding homeobox-leucine zipper protein GLABRA 2-like, protein MGVDMSNNPSTSRTKDFFVSPALSLSLAGIFRDAGAAAANMEVEEGDEGSGGGGQREDTAEISSENSGLLRSRSEDDFEGEGEHDDDGDGDKKKKKKRKKYHRHTAEQIREMEALFKESPHPDEKQRQQLSKQLGLAPRQVKFWFQNRRTQIKAIQERHENSLLKSEMEKLREENKAMREQINKACCPNCGTATTSQDAAVTTDEQQLKIENARLKTEVEKLRATLGKYPPGTASSPSCSTGKDQDSRSSLDFLGGIFGLKKSRVMEIVNEAMEELIKMATAGEPLWIRSVETGREILNYDEYVKELSAKNSSKNVLPKRSIEASRETGVVFVDLPRLLQCFTDVSQWKETFPCLISKAATVDVISDGEDPNRNGAVQLMFAELQMLTPMVPTREVYFVRYCKQLSAEQWAIVDVSIDQVEDNIDASLVKCRKRPSGCIIEDKSNGHCKVIWVEHLECQKATVHTMYRSIINSGLAFGARHWMATLQLQCERLVFFMATNVPTKDSTGVATLAGRKSILKLAQRMTCSFCQAIGASSFHTWTKVSSKTGEDIRISSRKNLNDPGEPLGLILCAVSSIWLPVSPHVLFDFLRDEARRNEWDIMFRGDQTQSIANLSKGQDRGNAVTIQTIKSKENSTWIIQDSCTNAYESMVVYAPVDITGMQSVMTGCDSSNIAILPSGFSILPDGLESRPLVITSRQDEKSTEAGSLLTMAFQILTSTSTTAKPTVESVDSVNTIISCTLRNIKTSLQCEDG, encoded by the exons ATGGGCGTGGACATGTCGAATAACCCATCCACTTCTCGTACCAAAGACTTCTTTGTCTCTCCGGCGCTGTCTCTCAGCCTT GCTGGGATTTTTCGCGATGCCGGGGCCGCGGCGGCGAACATGGAAGTGGAGGAGGGGGATGAGGGAAGCGGAGGCGGCGGCCAGAGAGAAGACACGGCAGAGATTAGCAGCGAGAACTCCGGGCTCCTGAGATCAAGATCCGAGGATGATTTCGAAGGCGAAGGAGAACACGATGATGATGGTGACGgggacaagaagaagaagaagaagagaaagaagtaTCATAGGCACACGGCTGAGCAAATCAGAGAAATGGAAGC GCTATTCAAAGAGTCGCCCCACCCAGATGAGAAGCAGAggcaacaactcagcaagcaatTAGGCCTTGCTCCTAGGCAAGTCAAGTTTTGGTTTCAAAATCGTCGAACCCAAATCAAG GCTATACAAGAGCGTCATGAAAACTCTTTGCTGAAATCGGAAATGGAGAAACTCCGAGAAGAAAATAAAGCCATGCGGGAGCAAATAAACAAAGCTTGTTGCCCCAACTGTGGCACGGCCACCACAAGCCAAGACGCAGCAGTTACTACAGATGAACAACAGCTCAAAATCGAAAATGCAAGACTCAAAACCGAG GTAGAAAAACTCCGAGCAACTCTCGGAAAATATCCTCCGGGAACAGCCAGCTCGCCTTCATGCTCAACTGGAAAAGACCAAGATAGCAGAAGCTCTTTAGATTTTCTCGGTGGAATTTTCGGTCTCAAGAAGTCGAGGGTAATGGAGATAGTAAATGAAGCAATGGAGGAGCTGATAAAAATGGCTACAGCTGGAGAACCACTATGGATACGTAGCGTCGAAACTGGTCGTGAAATACTTAATTACGATGAGTATGTGAAAGAGCTCTCGGCCAAAAATTCTAGTAAAAATGTACTGCCAAAGAGATCCATCGAAGCCTCAAGAGAGACTGGAGTTGTTTTTGTGGATCTCCCACGGCTTCTTCAATGTTTCACGGATGTG AGTCAGTGGAAAGAAACGTTTCCGTGCTTGATCTCAAAGGCGGCCACTGTTGATGTAATCTCCGATGGTGAAGATCCTAATAGGAATGGTGCCGTACAACTG ATGTTCGCAGAATTGCAAATGCTCACACCTATGGTGCCAACTAGAGAAGTGTACTTCGTCAGATATTGCAAGCAACTGAGCGCTGAACAATGGGCAATTGTCGATGTTTCAATCGACCAAGTGGAGGATAACATTGATGCATCCCTTGTGAAATGCAGAAAACGCCCATCTGGTTGCATCATCGAGGATAAATCAAATGGCCATTGTAAG GTTATTTGGGTAGAACACTTGGAATGCCAGAAAGCAACAGTTCATACGATGTACCGCTCTATTATTAACAGCGGTCTAGCTTTTGGTGCAAGGCATTGGATGGCGACACTGCAACTCCAATGTGAACGGCTCGTTTTCTTCATGGCAACCAATGTCCCCACCAAGGATTCAACCG GCGTTGCCACACTGGCTGGTAGGAAAAGCATATTGAAGTTGGCACAAAGGATGACATGCAGCTTTTGCCAAGCAATTGGAGCATCGAGCTTTCATACATGGACCAAGGTCTCAAGCAAAACAGGGGAAGACATAAGGATAAGTTCCAGGAAGAACTTGAACGATCCTGGAGAACCGCTTGGGTTGATCTTGTGTGCAGTTTCTTCTATATGGCTGCCCGTGTCTCCTCATGTCCTATTTGATTTCTTACGAGACGAAGCTCGACGAAATGAG TGGGACATAATGTTCAGAGGAGATCAAACACAATCCATTGCAAACTTATCAAAGGGGCAAGATCGTGGCAATGCAGTAACCATTCAA ACAATAAAATCGAAAGAGAACAGTACGTGGATCATTCAAGATAGCTGCACCAATGCATACGAGTCTATGGTGGTCTATGCTCCGGTGGACATTACCGGCATGCAATCTGTTATGACGGGATGCGACTCTAGCAACATTGCCATATTACCTTCGGGATTTTCGATTCTTCCAGATGGGCTCGAGTCGAGGCCCTTAGTGATTACTTCTAGGCAGGATGAGAAGAGCACAGAAGCTGGATCTTTGCTTACAATGGCATTCCAGATCCTAACTAGTACCTCTACAACAGCTAAGCCCACCGTGGAGTCTGTAGATTCTGTTAACACTATAATATCATGTACCTTGAGAAATATTAAGACAAGCTTGCAATGCGAGGATGGTTGA